The proteins below come from a single Alligator mississippiensis isolate rAllMis1 chromosome 2, rAllMis1, whole genome shotgun sequence genomic window:
- the DSPP gene encoding dentin sialophosphoprotein isoform X2 has product MKSALIFFCILSVAWSTPIHQSEKGNDSFHREYKTQISLQDGDTADNNVHLFSPEKTEVVQQDVSKTDYSNEDDGDKSNESKEGQLGNINGTTSNGEVARNGDSGGIDSSCSSEEVYGEGGTANTDGNGDTGHKDNFGNTGTVGNGNDTTADGNDEEEEEDTSGQKEDENENDGKEPAVGKGEGNVNYQNKDGLTYVFPTHGNETDGEKDITGNEAAESCGAINGSQGDQNVGKGEGGHGGTDTEGSSSSRGVGSDGTGNGGNENWADSECISGNGIDTSEEGSGDETLYNFPGSKNTEGSKNGKKSNGNEGKSGDTAVIPDTSTPGGGDSTHKEDSVSSSTEENAECDIDSDSKSAEDDDGAADKKSQEVKNDKDEENENSSRAGSNVDEKEDAKGLTNGSSNDTNRTKIAVLGSDLWSKDSDTLSGIGNNKGVTGNPKENSQQIKPACTDGKLGKCSSKSDSDKADGTYDFDNELMQGDDPNSSNESVGFDSGDKGEDNDSDSQSGNRDNSQEDDTNDSQGSDSRDHESSAGDKEEANSDSDSKSDSESKSGSSESDSKSDSSSSSNESDSKSDSSSSSSENDSKSDSSSSSESDSKLGSSSSESDSKSESSSNESNSKSDSSSSSSSSESDSKSDSSSSSSESGSKSDSSSSESDSKSASSSSESDSESASNSSSSSESDSKSDSNDSGNSDQSETKNSEGGNDSNSESNGSNNDSDTGSDSESVESHSDSNDDLDNTLSASESESEEDVSDSIVRPKEGQSESDSQSEGSNSNDSTSDD; this is encoded by the exons GATGTGTCTAAAACAGATTACAGCAATGAAGATGATGGTGATAAAAGTAATGAAAGTAAAGAGGGACAACTAGGAAATATAAATGGCACTACCAGCAATGGAGAAGTTGCCAGAAATGGAGATAGTGGAGGAATAGACTCTAGTTGTTCTTCAGAAGAAGTCTATGGAGAAGGTGGCACTGCTAATACTGATGGGAATGGAGATACAGGACATAAGGACAACTTTGGTAACACAGGGACTGTTGGAAATGGCAATGACACCACTGCTGATGGCAatgatgaagaggaggaggaagacaccAGTGGCCAAAAGGAAGATGAAAATGAGAATGATGGCAAAGAACCTGCTGTTGGAAAAGGAGAAGGGAATGTTAATTATCAAAACAAAGATGGGCTCACTTATGTTTTCCCAACTCATGGAAATGAGACTGATGGAGAGAAAGACATCACTGGCAATGAGGCTGCGGAAAGCTGTGGTGCTATCAATGGAAGTCAAGGTGATCAAAATGTAGGGAAAGGTGAAGGTGGACATGGGGGTACTGACACTGAAGGGTCCAGCAGTAGCAGAGGAGTTGGAAGTGATGGCACTGGTAATGGAGGAAATGAAAACTGGGCTGATAGTGAATGCATCAGCGGTAATGGAATAGATACAAGTGAAGAAGGCTCGGGTGATGAAACATTATATAACTTCCCAGGCTCTAAGAATACTGAGGGAAGTAAGAATGGCAAGAAAAGTAATGGGAATGAAGGTAAGAGTGGTGACACTGCAGTCATACCAGACACCAGTACCCCAGGTGGAGGTGACAGCACTCATAAGGAAGATTCTGTCAgcagcagtacagaagaaaatgcAGAGTGTGACATAGACTCTGATAGCAAAAGTGCCGAGGATGACGATGGGGCTGCAGACAAAAAAAGCCAAGAGGTCAAAAATGACAAAGATGaggaaaatgaaaacagcagCCGTGCAGGTTCGAATGTTGATGAGAAGGAAGATGCTAAG GGGCTAACTAATGGAAGCAGCAATGACACCAACAGGACTAAAATTGCTGTGCTAGGCAGTGACTTGTGGAGTAAAGACAGTGACACTCTTAGTGGAATTGGCAACAATAAAGGTGTGACTGGCAATCCAAAAGAAAATTCCCAGCAGATCAAGCCTGCATGTACTGATGGGAAGCTTGGCAAATGCAGCAGTAAAAGTGACAGTGACAAAGCTGATGGTACATATGATTTTGACAATGAACTCATGCAAGGAGATGACCCCAACAGCAGCAATGAATCTGTTGGCTTTGACAGTGGTGACAAAGGTGAGGACAATGACTCAGATTCTCAGAGTGGGAATAGGGACAATAGTCAGGAAGATGATACTAATGATTCCCAAGGCTCGGACAGCAGGGATCATGAAAGCTCAGCAGGAGACAAAGAGGAAGCAAACAGTGACAGTGACAGCAAATCAGATAGTGAAAGCAAATCAGGTAGCAGTGAAAGCGACAGCAaatcagacagcagcagcagcagcaatgaaagCGACAGCAaatcagacagcagcagcagcagcagtgaaaacGACAGCAaatcagacagcagcagcagcagtgaaagcgacagcaaattgggcagcagcagcagtgaaagcgACAGCAAATCGGAAAGCAGCAGCAACGAAAGCAACAGCAAATcggacagcagcagtagcagcagcagcagtgaaagtgACAGCAAATcggacagcagcagtagcagcagtgaaaGCGGGAGCAaatcagacagcagcagcagtgagagtgACAGCAaatctgccagcagcagcagtgagagtgACAGCGAAtcagccagcaacagcagcagcagcagtgaaagtgATAGCAAATCAGACAGCAATGACAGTGGTAATAGTGATCAGTCAGAGACCAAGAACAGTGAAGGTGGTAATGACAGCAACAGTGAATCAAATGGTAGTAATAATGATAGTGATACAGGTAGTGACAGTGAAAGTGTTGAAAGCCACAGTGACAGCAATGATGATTTAGACAACACACTGAGTGCAAGTGAGAGTGAATCTGAGGAAGATGTTAGTGATAGCATCGTAAGACCAAAAGAAGGTCAGAGTGAAAGTGATTCACAAAGTGAAGGCAGTAATAGCAATGATTCAACTAGTGATGATTAA
- the DSPP gene encoding dentin sialophosphoprotein isoform X1 — MVHVSCSGLKSLQKMKSALIFFCILSVAWSTPIHQSEKGNDSFHREYKTQISLQDGDTADNNVHLFSPEKTEVVQQDVSKTDYSNEDDGDKSNESKEGQLGNINGTTSNGEVARNGDSGGIDSSCSSEEVYGEGGTANTDGNGDTGHKDNFGNTGTVGNGNDTTADGNDEEEEEDTSGQKEDENENDGKEPAVGKGEGNVNYQNKDGLTYVFPTHGNETDGEKDITGNEAAESCGAINGSQGDQNVGKGEGGHGGTDTEGSSSSRGVGSDGTGNGGNENWADSECISGNGIDTSEEGSGDETLYNFPGSKNTEGSKNGKKSNGNEGKSGDTAVIPDTSTPGGGDSTHKEDSVSSSTEENAECDIDSDSKSAEDDDGAADKKSQEVKNDKDEENENSSRAGSNVDEKEDAKGLTNGSSNDTNRTKIAVLGSDLWSKDSDTLSGIGNNKGVTGNPKENSQQIKPACTDGKLGKCSSKSDSDKADGTYDFDNELMQGDDPNSSNESVGFDSGDKGEDNDSDSQSGNRDNSQEDDTNDSQGSDSRDHESSAGDKEEANSDSDSKSDSESKSGSSESDSKSDSSSSSNESDSKSDSSSSSSENDSKSDSSSSSESDSKLGSSSSESDSKSESSSNESNSKSDSSSSSSSSESDSKSDSSSSSSESGSKSDSSSSESDSKSASSSSESDSESASNSSSSSESDSKSDSNDSGNSDQSETKNSEGGNDSNSESNGSNNDSDTGSDSESVESHSDSNDDLDNTLSASESESEEDVSDSIVRPKEGQSESDSQSEGSNSNDSTSDD; from the exons GATGTGTCTAAAACAGATTACAGCAATGAAGATGATGGTGATAAAAGTAATGAAAGTAAAGAGGGACAACTAGGAAATATAAATGGCACTACCAGCAATGGAGAAGTTGCCAGAAATGGAGATAGTGGAGGAATAGACTCTAGTTGTTCTTCAGAAGAAGTCTATGGAGAAGGTGGCACTGCTAATACTGATGGGAATGGAGATACAGGACATAAGGACAACTTTGGTAACACAGGGACTGTTGGAAATGGCAATGACACCACTGCTGATGGCAatgatgaagaggaggaggaagacaccAGTGGCCAAAAGGAAGATGAAAATGAGAATGATGGCAAAGAACCTGCTGTTGGAAAAGGAGAAGGGAATGTTAATTATCAAAACAAAGATGGGCTCACTTATGTTTTCCCAACTCATGGAAATGAGACTGATGGAGAGAAAGACATCACTGGCAATGAGGCTGCGGAAAGCTGTGGTGCTATCAATGGAAGTCAAGGTGATCAAAATGTAGGGAAAGGTGAAGGTGGACATGGGGGTACTGACACTGAAGGGTCCAGCAGTAGCAGAGGAGTTGGAAGTGATGGCACTGGTAATGGAGGAAATGAAAACTGGGCTGATAGTGAATGCATCAGCGGTAATGGAATAGATACAAGTGAAGAAGGCTCGGGTGATGAAACATTATATAACTTCCCAGGCTCTAAGAATACTGAGGGAAGTAAGAATGGCAAGAAAAGTAATGGGAATGAAGGTAAGAGTGGTGACACTGCAGTCATACCAGACACCAGTACCCCAGGTGGAGGTGACAGCACTCATAAGGAAGATTCTGTCAgcagcagtacagaagaaaatgcAGAGTGTGACATAGACTCTGATAGCAAAAGTGCCGAGGATGACGATGGGGCTGCAGACAAAAAAAGCCAAGAGGTCAAAAATGACAAAGATGaggaaaatgaaaacagcagCCGTGCAGGTTCGAATGTTGATGAGAAGGAAGATGCTAAG GGGCTAACTAATGGAAGCAGCAATGACACCAACAGGACTAAAATTGCTGTGCTAGGCAGTGACTTGTGGAGTAAAGACAGTGACACTCTTAGTGGAATTGGCAACAATAAAGGTGTGACTGGCAATCCAAAAGAAAATTCCCAGCAGATCAAGCCTGCATGTACTGATGGGAAGCTTGGCAAATGCAGCAGTAAAAGTGACAGTGACAAAGCTGATGGTACATATGATTTTGACAATGAACTCATGCAAGGAGATGACCCCAACAGCAGCAATGAATCTGTTGGCTTTGACAGTGGTGACAAAGGTGAGGACAATGACTCAGATTCTCAGAGTGGGAATAGGGACAATAGTCAGGAAGATGATACTAATGATTCCCAAGGCTCGGACAGCAGGGATCATGAAAGCTCAGCAGGAGACAAAGAGGAAGCAAACAGTGACAGTGACAGCAAATCAGATAGTGAAAGCAAATCAGGTAGCAGTGAAAGCGACAGCAaatcagacagcagcagcagcagcaatgaaagCGACAGCAaatcagacagcagcagcagcagcagtgaaaacGACAGCAaatcagacagcagcagcagcagtgaaagcgacagcaaattgggcagcagcagcagtgaaagcgACAGCAAATCGGAAAGCAGCAGCAACGAAAGCAACAGCAAATcggacagcagcagtagcagcagcagcagtgaaagtgACAGCAAATcggacagcagcagtagcagcagtgaaaGCGGGAGCAaatcagacagcagcagcagtgagagtgACAGCAaatctgccagcagcagcagtgagagtgACAGCGAAtcagccagcaacagcagcagcagcagtgaaagtgATAGCAAATCAGACAGCAATGACAGTGGTAATAGTGATCAGTCAGAGACCAAGAACAGTGAAGGTGGTAATGACAGCAACAGTGAATCAAATGGTAGTAATAATGATAGTGATACAGGTAGTGACAGTGAAAGTGTTGAAAGCCACAGTGACAGCAATGATGATTTAGACAACACACTGAGTGCAAGTGAGAGTGAATCTGAGGAAGATGTTAGTGATAGCATCGTAAGACCAAAAGAAGGTCAGAGTGAAAGTGATTCACAAAGTGAAGGCAGTAATAGCAATGATTCAACTAGTGATGATTAA
- the DMP1 gene encoding dentin matrix acidic phosphoprotein 1: MKTVLLLISLWPLTYAHPVPNHPNVHDGSSKEWRVDSSEISAALRYATSEESMNEVEDPAEKDGEDTDSSPYDSTETEGRDSIADEHEHDDILHETNEGNNYPVGVSSHSNEHHTEDLSGNDVDESITQDNDDDNSVRIKQAQHKNWVYQKDSVALEELNEHSLEDVNEFHDHEDHHTGDSQKPKQHYNTEDNGPLYKTKRFYSQKFNKEINDLIDEEDDSGDDTFDENQGDTNGKGPSYTVNPSGVDEYTAFDNGVHHRGHGDTAIRKKDSDSSSSSSSSSESRGLDSREYRNHIVSRYDRSLGNIGDSARTSHKESYDFDGEGMQGDDPSIFESEGGKSKMTRSAIHSKESSQESSREPRKAKLNGISKSVEHSNSHKFQNDSNNSGEDDSIEQDNSQSMEADEAKSGKDSQSAEDSSHSEESVASHSRKDVSRSREDVTSHSKEDVASQSSEESRESHEENEKISKEMKSKSNEYSGSKSKDRDSYEDDSKPVSIDSESAEDQGDKSKSREKSKSTEDSMESEEDKNDSISVDSRLSHSKSDESKSISRELVGSESHEDDRSEEVRGQDSKSAETYDSGSKEEEHSHSREMDSYSHSRERDSHSREDATNESTSHEDDSLPRSTEMENRKLMLDVYHNKPIGDYDDNDCQDGY; this comes from the exons ATGAAGACTGTACTCTTGTTAATTTCCCTATGGCCTTTAACATATGCTCACCCC GTGCCCAACCATCCAAATGTTCATGATGGCAGCTCTAAGGAATGGAGG GTTGATTCATCTGAGATATCAGCTGCCCTCAGG TATGCAACAAGTGAAGAAAGTATGAATGAGGTAGAAGATCCTGCTGAAAAGGATGGTGAAGACACTGACAGCAGCCCTTATGACAGTACAGAAACTGAAGGAAGGGACTCTATTGCTGATGAACATGAACATGATGACATTTTACATGAGACCAATGAAGGCAATAACTACCCTGTTGGAGTTTCTAGCCATAGTAATGAACATCATACTGAAGACCTCAGTGGAAATGATGTTGATGAAAGTATCACTCAGGACAATGATGATGACAATAGTGTCAGAATTAAGCAGGCTCAACATAAAAATTGGGTGTATCAAAAAGATTCTGTGGCCCTGGAAGAGCTAAATGAACATTCTCTG GAGGATGTCAATGAGTTCCATGACCATGAAGATCATCATACGGGTGACAgtcaaaaaccaaaacaacattATAACACTGAAGACAATGGACCCCTTTACAAAACCAAGAGATTCTACTCtcagaagttcaataaggaaaTAAATGATCTGATAGATGAGGAGGATGACAGCGGAGATGACACCTTTGATGAGAATCAAGGAGATACAAATGGAAAAGGTCCTAGTTACACTGTTAATCCCAGTGGAGTAGATGAGTATACTGCATTTGATAATGGAGTTCATCACAGAGGCCATGGAGATACTGCCATTAGGAAAAaagacagtgacagcagcagcagcagcagcagcagcagcgaaaGCAGAGGCCTTGACAGTAGAGAGTATAGAAATCACATTGTTAGCAGGTATGACCGAAGCTTAGGAAATATCGGTGACAGTGCCAGAACTAGCCACAAGGAGAGCTATGATTTTGATGGTGAAGGAATGCAAGGGGATGACCCATCCATATTTGAGAGTGAGGGTGGCAAGTCCAAAATGACCCGCAGTGCCATTCATTCCAAAGAGAGCAGTCAAGAGAGCAGTAGGGAGCCCCGCAAAGCTAAGCTGAATGGCATTAGTAAATCAGTGGAGCACTCCAACAGCCACAAGTTCCAAAATGATAGTAATAACTCAGGAGAGGATGACAGTATAGAGCAGGATAATAGCCAATCCATGGAAGCAGATGAAGCCAAATCCGGAAAGGACAGCCAGTCTGCAGAAGACAGCAGTCATTCTGAAGAGAGTGTTGCCAGTCACTCAAGGAAAGATGTCAGTCGCTCAAGGGAAGACGTCACCAGCCACTCAAAGGAAGATGTCGCCAGCCAATCAAGTGAAGAGAGCAGGGAATCCCAtgaagaaaatgagaaaatctcCAAGGAAATGAAGAGCAAATCAAATGAATATAGCGGTAGCAAATCTAAAGACAGAGACTCCTATGAGGATGACAGCAAGCCAGTGTCAATTGACAGTGAATCTGCAGAAGACCAGGGAGATAAAAGCAAATCACGAGAGAAGAGCAAATCCACAGAGGACAGCATGGAGTCAGAAGAGGACAAGAATGACTCCATTTCTGTTGACAGCAGACTATCGCACAGTAAATCAGATGAGAGCAAAAGCATATCACGAGAGTTAGTTGGCAGTGAATCACATGAAGATGACAGGTCTGAAGAGGTGCGAGGCCAAGATAGCAAATCTGCAGAAACCTATGACAGTGGATCCAAAGAAGAGGAGCACAGTCACTCTAGAGAAATGGACAGCTACAGTCACTCTAGAGAAAGAGACAGTCATTCTCGAGAGGATGCTACGAACGAATCAACCAGTCACGAGGATGACAGCTTACCCAGGAGCACtgaaatggaaaacagaaagctaaTGCTTGATGTCTATCACAACAAACCCATTGGTGATTATGATGACAATGATTGTCAGGATGGTTATTAA